The Phormidium sp. PBR-2020 DNA segment GCTGGGTCGCAGCCGCTGTACTCGGAACCCAAGCCTACTTCCGTGGGGAGCAAACCAAGCCCATCCACGAGCGCAATTGGAACTCAGAAGGATTCGATCGCTTCGCCGAAGCCTTCACCGGACAGAAAACCAACTATCGTGAGCGCGTCCCGGCTTATGGCCTCGATGTCTATCAACGCAACCACTTAGGCGAATAAGTCCGTTCACCCCAATCTCTTCTCTAGACCAGATTGAGATTAAACATACGCCCCGATGAGAGTGATCTCGTCGGGGCGTTTTTTTATCAAGAGGCAAGAGGCAAGAGGCAAAAGGCAAGAGGGGGGAAAGAAGGCAGTACGCAGTAGGGGGCGTCTTCCCTGTTCCCTGTTCCCTGTTCCCTGTTCCCTGTTCCCTCTGAAATTAGATATCTAAATCTGTGAGATTCAGTTTTGGCCCTTCCGTTTCGATAAATTCTCGGCGAGGGGCGACTTTATCCCCCATGAGAACCGTAAAGATGCGATCGGCTTCTACCGCATCCTCAATTTCCACTCGTTTCAATAAGCGACTTTCTGGGTTCATCGTGGTATCCCAGAGTTGGGTAGGCATCATCTCCCCTAAGCCCTTAAAGCGTTGGATGTTGTAATTGGCATTGCTGGGGAGTTCGTTGAGATGGCGCTGGAGTTCGCGATCGCTGTAACAATAGTGATGACTGCGACCCCGTTCCACCTTATACAGAGGCGGACAGGCAATGTAGACAAAGCCCTGTTCCACCATATCCCGCTGATAACGATAGAAGAAGGTTAAGAGCAACGTACGAATGTGGGCCCCATCCACATCAGCGTCAGTCATGAGGATAATGCGGTGATAGCGTAACTGGGATACCTCAAAGTCTTCCCCTTTAATCCCTAATCCCAACGCCGCAATTAGAGATTGCACCTCATTGTTCTTATAAATCTTGGCATCGTCCGTTTTCTCGATGTTGAGGATTTTACCGCGCAGGGGCAAAATGGCTTGGAAACGGCGATCGCGTCCTTGTTTAGCACTTCCTCCAGCGGAATCCCCCTCCACAATGAAAATTTCCGACTCTGAGGGGTCTTTAGAGCTACAATCGGCCAGTTTCCCCGGTAGGGTGGAGGATTCCAATACCGACTTACGACGGACCAACTCCCGGGCCCGGCGGGCGGCTTCGGCGGCGTTGAAGGCCTGAATGGCTTTCTCTAAAATCGCATCGGCCACATGGGGACGAAACTCTAGATATTCCGTCAGCACTTCTCCCACCAAAGAATCCACAATTCCCCGCACTTCGGGATTGCCTAACTTGGTTTTGGTTTGTCCCTCAAATTCAGGATCTGGGACTTTTACAGAAATAATCCCCGTCAGGCCCTCCCGGATATTCTCGCCGCCGAGATTGGGCTGATTCTCCTTGATTTTGTTGCGTTTGCGGGCGGTGACGTTCATGGTCCGAGTGAGGACCGATTTGAGACCTTCTAGGTGTGTCCCCCCATCCACCGTGCGAATGTTGTTGGCAAAGCCGAGGAGGGAGTCACTGTAGGCATTCACTGACCATTGCAGGGCGGCTTCGACCACGACGCCGTCTCGTTCCCCTTCCACATAGATGATTTCTTCATGGAGGGGTTCTTTGTCGCGGTTCATATATTGGATATATTCGCGAATCCCCCCTTCATAGAAATAGGTTTCAACTCGGGGTTCCTCTTTGCCCAACAAGTCGAGGCGATAGTCGGTAAAGGTAATGCGAACCCCGGCGTTGAGATAGGCTAACTCCCGTACCCGAGCGCCGATGGCATTAAAATCAAACTCAATGCCGGTGGTGACGAAGATATCACGGTCGGGGAGGAAACGAACTGAGGTGCCGGTGCGTTGCTTCTCAGAGCTGGGTTTCGAGGTTAACTCTGAGGCGGGCTTTCCCCGTTCGTAGCGTTGCAGATAAACTTTTTTCTCACGCCAAACGGTGACTTCTACCCATTCGGAGAGGGCGTTGACGACGGATACACCGACCCCATGGAGACCCCCGGAGACTTTATAGCCACCGCCGCCGAATTTCCCCCCGGCGTGGAGAACGGTCATGACCGTTTCGAGGGCTGAACGTCCGGTTTTGGAGTGAACATCGGTGGGAATGCCGCGCCCGTTGTCGGTGACGCTAACGGAGCCATCGGCGTGGATATCAATTTCGATATGCGTACAGTATCCAGCCAGGGCCTCATCGATGGCGTTGTCGACCACCTCATAGACAAGGTGATGTAAGCCACGTGGACCTGTGGAGCCGATGTACATCCCCGGCCGCTTGCGAACCGCCTCCAGCCCTTCGAGAACTTGGATTTGATCGGCACTGTAGCTACTAGTCATGACAAATTGCTCCACACGTATAGGGGGTTGAACCCCTAGATTTTTTAAATAACGACAAAAATCACCAAAATTCTAACACAAAATGGCTCACGGCGCGTTTAGACCAAATTGGGGATAAATTAGGGTGGGGGTTGGATATACTAAAATTTGTTGAGTTTGCGGGGAGAGAATTGGTGAGCGGCCTAATCGTGATTTGTGGAGCGACAGCAACGGGAAAATCGCAGTTGGCGATCGCCGTGGCGCAGCGGTTAGGCTCGGTGATTCTCAGTGCGGACTCGCGCCAGGTGTATCGGGAGTTTGACATCGGTACGGCGAAACCGAGCCTTGAGCAACAGCGGCAGGTTCCTCATTATTTTATTGATAGCTGTGACCCCCGTGAGACCTTTACTATGGGGCAGTATCAACGCCAGGCGCAACGGCAGATTGCCCAGCAGCATCAGAGTTGTCCTGAGTCGCCGCCGCTGTTGGTGGGGGGAACGGGACTTTATATTAAGTCCATCACCCGGGGCTTAAGGATGCCGGCGATTAGCCCTCAGCCTGAGTTGCGATCGCAGCTTCAGACCCTCGGTCAATGGCAATGCTACCAATTGCTGCAACAGGTGGACGAGCCAACCAGTCAACGGATTCACCCCAATGATGCCAGCCGCACCCTGCGGGCTTTGGAGGTTTATTATGTTAGCGGTCATCCCTTGTCGGAACAACAGGGAGAACAGCCGCCCGAGTATCCTATTTTACACCTAGGACTGCACGCTGATCCAGACCTGTTGCGCGATCGCATCGCCCAGCGAACTCAGCAGATGGTGGAGATGGGGTTTGTCGAGGAAGTCAACGCCTTATGCGATCGCTATGGTGATGATTTACCCTTGTTACAGACCTTGGGCTATGCCGAGATGGGAGGCTACCGGCGTGGGGAGATCTCCCTGGAGGAGGCGATCGCCCAAACTACGTTACACACCTGCCAATTTGCCAAGCGTCAGCGAACCTGGTTTCGCGCCTATCCTGAAATTGAATGGTTGGATGTCAAAGACCGTCATTTAAGCGAACGTGTCTTAACACGGATTCAACAATGGAGACATACCTGGTCATGCTAAAACAAGCCGTCGTCAGACCCCTTCCGTCCCTGATTGGCAGTGCGATCGCCCTGGTTCTGATGGCCCCTAGCCCCGGCTGGTCCCTTCCGGGAGAAGCGGTCGATGAGGTAGCCAATTGGATTTACAGCAATCCCCTGCTTCCCGACGGCCGACGGGGAAGTTTACGAGTTAGCCGCAGTGACATTCCCGGACAACGGTTTACCTTTGTCGCCTCCAAAACCCTCCCCACCCAGCGTGGCTTAGGCATCGGGGAAAGGCGGATTCGCAGTGAATGGCTCGAAGTCTTGGACTACAACAATGGGGTCACCTCCGAGCGACTCATTGAAGCCGTCCGAGGCATTTATGGCCTGGATCTCTATCAAGACTATCGTAACGCCGAGTTAATCTACGATTATGTCAGCCCCACGGGTCCCACGGGCCAGCATCAACGTCGAGGTCAACTCTGGCAGGGCGATCGCTTTGGCTACTGGCTAGAACTCACCGAACGAGATGGAGAAGAGCCAGTTCTGGGCAAACTCGCCCTGATTCTCCTTGATGACATTCCCACAGTCCAAGCTGATTTAGAGGCCCTGGCTCCCCCCCTGGACTCCTCCGTTGAGGAAGACCCGGAAGCGGGAGAGGAGGAGGAGGACAACTATTATCACTCGCCCATGGGTGATGATTAATCATCCCTGCCATTGGCCCGAGAGAATGCTAGAGACTAACTGATCGAGGCGTTCCAAATCGGAGATGAGGAGGGGGGACCAAGCCACCCGCTTACGGCGGCCCTCCTCAAAATGATGGCGGCTATCCCGAGCCAGGCGGTGGAGGGCATAGGCCAGAGGGCGATCAATGTGTGATGCTCCCTCCAAGGATTGATAGAGAATCTTTAACGCCAGTAACAGCGAGGTCATTTGTCCAGGAACCGGCGACTTTCCCTGCTGCAATAAAATCAAGAAGGCATTGGCATTGCGTCGCTCTTGTAACGCCATTCCTTGATCGAGGATGAAATTACGGGCTGTTTGCTCGTCCATCAATGAGTTTCCTGGAAATCGGTGGTTATAATAAGAGCTTAGGCCAAACTTTCCTCAACCCAAACCATCATGAGCCTTATTGGTAACGTTATCTGGCTAATTTTCGGCGGCTTGCTATCGGGCTTGGGCTATATCGTCGGTGGACTAGGACTCTGTCTGACCATTGTCGGGATTCCTTTCGGACTGCAAGCCATCAAGCTCGGTTTTGCGACCATGACCCCCTTTGGACGCAAAATCGTCGAAGATGAAAACCCCAATAGCACCCTGAAGACTATCTTCAATGTCATCTGGATTCTGCTATTTGGGTGGGAGATTGCCCTCTCGCACCTCCTTCACGCCGCTATCTTGGCCATTACCATCATTGGCTTACCCTTCGCCAAACAACATATTAAGTTGATCCAACTGGCCCTGTTCCCCTTCGGTCGGTCTTTTCAGTAGTCTGGGCTAGACAGGTTGTCTGCCGGTGTCACCGCTGGATTAGGCGGCTTAAGGCATTTTCCAAGGCGGAGACAGCGCGGATATCCTCTAGCTGTTCAGCGAGGGCGATCGCCCCACTATAGAAACGAATCGCCTCCTCTCGCTCTCCGGCTGCTAGATACAGTTGGGCCAGGGCCTCCAAACTCCTCATCTCTTGCCGTACATCCCCCCGTTCTCGGACTCGTTCCAGGCGAGTTTCCAGCAGTTCCTGGGCCCGCAGATATCGTCCAACCGACTGGTGGGCCCTCGCCAGACCATCAACGGCCCGTAAGTAATTCTCGAACTGAGACTCTCGTCCTTCCACCTGTCGCAACGCCGCCCCATAATTGGCGATCGCATTCTCATAGTCATCTAAAGCCCAATAAGCATCCCCGAGATGATTAAAGGTATTCGCCTGGCCCGAAACATCTCGGGCTTGAATGCGATATTGCAGGGCCCGTTCATAGAGAGGGATGGCATCCCGGTGATTGCCGCGACTGGCTTCGAGTAGGCCTAAATTACTGTGAGTTAAGCCCAAAACCCGAATCACATTGCTGTCCGTAGCCAGGGCCAAAGCTTCATTAAAACGAGTTTCGGCGGCAGCCAACTGGCCACGGCGTAATAACACCGTCCCTAAATTGTTTAACCCCGCCATCAGGGCCCGCCGATTATCTCGCCGTCGTGTCAGAGAGACCTGGGCCTCGAACATTTGCTGGGCTTGGGCTAAGTTATCTAACTGAGCATAGGCTGACCCCAACTGGGTATAGAGTTGGGTCATCGCTCCCCAGTCATACATCTGCCTGTATAACTCTAAGGCCTGTTGCCAGAGGGCGATCGCCTCGCGATAATTGCCGTCATCTCGTTGATTGCGTCCTTCCTGGAGTAAGCGATCGGCTTCACTGCGGGGGGAAAGCTCGCGGTTGCGTTCAATGCGGACTCCTGAGTTATTGTCCTCAACCCCTTGACTCAGTAAGGGATCGGGGGACAGAAGCCCCAGCAGCAGTAAAAGTGGCATCCCCGTCAATGTCCTAACCCAAGTTGGCATAGTACCTCTATCACCTCAATATCACGACATCTGTTCCGACAAATGAGCATTGGACGACTCAGAGAGATTCTCGGCCGTTTCCAAATAGATAGCCCGAATGTCCTCGGGGAGATTGGTTTCTAGTTCACGATAGCCTGAGGGTAACTGCCGCGCCACATCGGCTGGAGTCAGTCGTTCCCCTTCCGCTTGCAGATAAGCCGCAATGCGGGTTTCACTCCATTTAAAGGTCTGGGACATGACCACCATCAGGCGTAACAGGGGGTCGAGGAGGTCTAAGGCTTGCTGAAGATAGCACCATAAGGGAGGTGGGGCGCTGTCGAGGGAGTATTGAATGGCCTCAACCTCCGGCAGTTGGGCTTGATCAATCGAGAGGGCCGTCAGTTGAATTAACCAATTTTGCAGAGTCACCTCTCCCGTCTCATCCTCATTGGCATCGGCGCTAGGATTGAGATCGAGCGATCGCATTTCATGGAAAATCCGTTGCCAAATCAGCACAAACAGGTAATCGGCCCGCACCGGAGAGGTCACCGAATGGTGGACGAGGGTATAGACAATGGCACTGTAGCGACAAAACAGGGCCGTAAAATATTTTCCCTCTTGTGGATAGCGCTGATAGAGGGTCAGGAGTTCCCGATCGCTGTGGTGAAACAGGGACTTGACGATCGGGTGTTGGGCTTCGGGGAAGGTTGGGATTTGCACGATGATTCGCCAGTGGGAAAAACCTGTCCTTAGCATACCTTGGTGACTGTCCGAATCAAGAGCAACGAGGACGGATTGATGGGTTTTGCGAGGACTCAGCCCTAGGAGTTGGGACAGACTGAGTTTAACAATCTTCTCGGATTGGCTAGACTATAGGGAGACATTCGCCAATCCAAAGCGGGAGAGTTTCCCCCATTCGCACACATCTATGGTTGAAATTGTTTTTAGTTTACTGATCCCCCCGAGTTTGTTCGCCGCCCTCCCCTTGATGGATACTCTATTCTCCACCCAGGGCATCATGGTGATGTTGTTGGCGGCTTACGGCGTTGCCATGTGGATGTTCCTCACCAGTGCCCCCAAGGTGCATACGGTGATGGTCTCCGATTTGGCGATCGCCCAACAGTTTTATGAGGGTGAGCTACGCCTGCCTGCCGCCGAAGTGCCCCTACATTACTATTACAACTATGACCAGACCCTGGGGGCGGCGGCGGTTGATCCTCTGTACCTGTCGGCAGATTTTGGCCCCTCCCGACCCGCTCCTGAGCCGGAGGGGTTATGGTATCAACTGAAGAAGAATGCCCAGCTACATGTGATTGCTGGGGCCAGTCTGGGACGACAGAATCGTCAACGTCATGTCTGCTTTGACCGCGACTGTCTCGAAGAAGTGTTACTGCAAGCCCAACGTCAGGGGGCTAAGTATAAAATTCGCAGTGAGAAGCCCCTGAATTTTCTCTTGAAAGACCTTCAGGGGAATGTGATTGAGATGGTCGAGGCTAAGGCCTAATGTAGGGACGTTGGCTCCACATGATAGATGTTCTGGGTGGCCCAGTTGGCGCAGATGGCGGAGGGAAATTCTCCTGGGGCCAGCTTGCGCCGGGCCAATTTCCCTTTGAGACTGGTCATGGGGTCTTGACCATTAGACAGGAGAAATTCCAAAGAGGCGATCGCCTCCCAGGTGCTGAGGCGATCAAGAATTTGCACTAAGGCCTTGACATAGGGATGGTCAGGGTTGTCATACCAATCTGACTGAGCGAGGTTGGCTTGGTCGAAGCCTAAATGGAAGGTCAAAACCGAGGGACCAAATAGGGCGACGGTCACGGGGCGAGTTTCTTCTTGTAAGAGTAGGTGATGCTCCCGGGCCAGGTCTTGTAGGTCTTTAATGAGTTGCGATCGCTCATCTGCTGATCGCGACGGTTCTCGCAGGTGCAGGGCCACCGTGGCTAGATAGGTTTGCAGCAACAGGTGGCCGAGTTTTTTGGCTTTGGTGGCGAGGTAGACTGAGTTGTAGTCGTTGGCTTCAATCAGTAAGGGAACGCGATCGACCACTTCGATGCCGTAACCCCGTAATCCAGCAATTTTCCGTGGGTTATTGGTAATCAACCGGATTTTGTGAACCCCCAGGTCATTGAGCATTTGTGCCCCCACCCCGTAGTTCCGGAGGTCTGGGGGAAAACCGAGGCGTTCATTGGCTTCGACGGTGTCGAGTCCCATGTCTTGCAGGGAATAGGCTTTGAGCTTGTTAATTAGCCCAATACCGCGTCCTTCTTGGCGCAGATATAGTACTACCCCTTCGCCCCGTTGTTCGATGGTTTTGAGGGCCGCTTGCAGTTGCAGACGGCAGTCACAACGCAGGGACCCCAGGGCATCCCCCGTGAGACATTCGGAATGAACCCGCACCAAAACCGGGCGATCGCCGAAGGAGGTGGGGTCTCCTTTAACAATGGCCAGATGTTCGGTGTTGTCCATCTGGTTGCGATAGGCATACACCTGGAAGTTGCCAAACTCCGACGGGAGAGCGGCGATGGTTTCTCGCTGAATAAAGCGTTCGTTTTGCAGCCGATAGCTGATGAGATCGGCAATACTGATCAGTTTTAGCTGATGGACTTTGGCATATTCGATGAGTTCCGGGAGTCGCGCCATGGTTCCATCGGGATTCTGGATTTCGCAGATCACCCCGGCGGGATAGCGGCCGGCTAAGCGAGCTAAGTCTACCCCGGCTTCAGTATGGCCGGCTCGCTTGAGCACCCCTCCTTTCTGGGCCCGTAAGGGAAAGATATGTCCAGGACGGCGTAAGTCTTTGGGTTGAGTCGTGAGATCAACGGCAGCACGGATGGTACGGGCGCGATCTTCGGCGGAAATTCCGGTGGTCACTCCTAACTCCGGTGAGGCGTCAATACTCACCGTGAAGGCCGTTTGATTGGCTTCGGTGTTGCTGGTGACCATCAGGGGCAGATCCAGTTCGTCTAACCGCTCTTTGGTCATGGCCAGACAGATTAGCCCCCGAGCTTCGACGGCCATGAAGTTGATGGTTTCACCGGTGATGGCATCGGCAGCACAGATGACATCTCCTTCGTTTTCTCGATTCTCATCATCGACGACAACAACGCACTTGCCAGCTTTGAGGTCTGCCAGGGCCTCTTCGATGCTGTTGAACTCAAATGAGCGGTCAGGGTTGGCTTGAG contains these protein-coding regions:
- the gyrB gene encoding DNA topoisomerase (ATP-hydrolyzing) subunit B, with the protein product MTSSYSADQIQVLEGLEAVRKRPGMYIGSTGPRGLHHLVYEVVDNAIDEALAGYCTHIEIDIHADGSVSVTDNGRGIPTDVHSKTGRSALETVMTVLHAGGKFGGGGYKVSGGLHGVGVSVVNALSEWVEVTVWREKKVYLQRYERGKPASELTSKPSSEKQRTGTSVRFLPDRDIFVTTGIEFDFNAIGARVRELAYLNAGVRITFTDYRLDLLGKEEPRVETYFYEGGIREYIQYMNRDKEPLHEEIIYVEGERDGVVVEAALQWSVNAYSDSLLGFANNIRTVDGGTHLEGLKSVLTRTMNVTARKRNKIKENQPNLGGENIREGLTGIISVKVPDPEFEGQTKTKLGNPEVRGIVDSLVGEVLTEYLEFRPHVADAILEKAIQAFNAAEAARRARELVRRKSVLESSTLPGKLADCSSKDPSESEIFIVEGDSAGGSAKQGRDRRFQAILPLRGKILNIEKTDDAKIYKNNEVQSLIAALGLGIKGEDFEVSQLRYHRIILMTDADVDGAHIRTLLLTFFYRYQRDMVEQGFVYIACPPLYKVERGRSHHYCYSDRELQRHLNELPSNANYNIQRFKGLGEMMPTQLWDTTMNPESRLLKRVEIEDAVEADRIFTVLMGDKVAPRREFIETEGPKLNLTDLDI
- the miaA gene encoding tRNA (adenosine(37)-N6)-dimethylallyltransferase MiaA, with the translated sequence MSGLIVICGATATGKSQLAIAVAQRLGSVILSADSRQVYREFDIGTAKPSLEQQRQVPHYFIDSCDPRETFTMGQYQRQAQRQIAQQHQSCPESPPLLVGGTGLYIKSITRGLRMPAISPQPELRSQLQTLGQWQCYQLLQQVDEPTSQRIHPNDASRTLRALEVYYVSGHPLSEQQGEQPPEYPILHLGLHADPDLLRDRIAQRTQQMVEMGFVEEVNALCDRYGDDLPLLQTLGYAEMGGYRRGEISLEEAIAQTTLHTCQFAKRQRTWFRAYPEIEWLDVKDRHLSERVLTRIQQWRHTWSC
- a CDS encoding Dethiobiotin synthetase; the encoded protein is MDEQTARNFILDQGMALQERRNANAFLILLQQGKSPVPGQMTSLLLALKILYQSLEGASHIDRPLAYALHRLARDSRHHFEEGRRKRVAWSPLLISDLERLDQLVSSILSGQWQG
- a CDS encoding YccF domain-containing protein, producing MSLIGNVIWLIFGGLLSGLGYIVGGLGLCLTIVGIPFGLQAIKLGFATMTPFGRKIVEDENPNSTLKTIFNVIWILLFGWEIALSHLLHAAILAITIIGLPFAKQHIKLIQLALFPFGRSFQ
- a CDS encoding tetratricopeptide repeat protein, encoding MPLLLLLGLLSPDPLLSQGVEDNNSGVRIERNRELSPRSEADRLLQEGRNQRDDGNYREAIALWQQALELYRQMYDWGAMTQLYTQLGSAYAQLDNLAQAQQMFEAQVSLTRRRDNRRALMAGLNNLGTVLLRRGQLAAAETRFNEALALATDSNVIRVLGLTHSNLGLLEASRGNHRDAIPLYERALQYRIQARDVSGQANTFNHLGDAYWALDDYENAIANYGAALRQVEGRESQFENYLRAVDGLARAHQSVGRYLRAQELLETRLERVRERGDVRQEMRSLEALAQLYLAAGEREEAIRFYSGAIALAEQLEDIRAVSALENALSRLIQR
- a CDS encoding sigma-70 family RNA polymerase sigma factor, translating into MQIPTFPEAQHPIVKSLFHHSDRELLTLYQRYPQEGKYFTALFCRYSAIVYTLVHHSVTSPVRADYLFVLIWQRIFHEMRSLDLNPSADANEDETGEVTLQNWLIQLTALSIDQAQLPEVEAIQYSLDSAPPPLWCYLQQALDLLDPLLRLMVVMSQTFKWSETRIAAYLQAEGERLTPADVARQLPSGYRELETNLPEDIRAIYLETAENLSESSNAHLSEQMS
- a CDS encoding glyoxalase-like domain protein, which encodes MVEIVFSLLIPPSLFAALPLMDTLFSTQGIMVMLLAAYGVAMWMFLTSAPKVHTVMVSDLAIAQQFYEGELRLPAAEVPLHYYYNYDQTLGAAAVDPLYLSADFGPSRPAPEPEGLWYQLKKNAQLHVIAGASLGRQNRQRHVCFDRDCLEEVLLQAQRQGAKYKIRSEKPLNFLLKDLQGNVIEMVEAKA
- the ribA gene encoding bifunctional 3,4-dihydroxy-2-butanone-4-phosphate synthase RibB/GTP cyclohydrolase II RibA; amino-acid sequence: MESSQANPDRSFEFNSIEEALADLKAGKCVVVVDDENRENEGDVICAADAITGETINFMAVEARGLICLAMTKERLDELDLPLMVTSNTEANQTAFTVSIDASPELGVTTGISAEDRARTIRAAVDLTTQPKDLRRPGHIFPLRAQKGGVLKRAGHTEAGVDLARLAGRYPAGVICEIQNPDGTMARLPELIEYAKVHQLKLISIADLISYRLQNERFIQRETIAALPSEFGNFQVYAYRNQMDNTEHLAIVKGDPTSFGDRPVLVRVHSECLTGDALGSLRCDCRLQLQAALKTIEQRGEGVVLYLRQEGRGIGLINKLKAYSLQDMGLDTVEANERLGFPPDLRNYGVGAQMLNDLGVHKIRLITNNPRKIAGLRGYGIEVVDRVPLLIEANDYNSVYLATKAKKLGHLLLQTYLATVALHLREPSRSADERSQLIKDLQDLAREHHLLLQEETRPVTVALFGPSVLTFHLGFDQANLAQSDWYDNPDHPYVKALVQILDRLSTWEAIASLEFLLSNGQDPMTSLKGKLARRKLAPGEFPSAICANWATQNIYHVEPTSLH